TCGGCCGACTTGAACAGATGCGGGAAAATCGCCATATAGGTCTTGAGGAGAGGGTCACTCGTATCCCAGGCATAAAAAGTGACACTCCCATTATACGCGTCGAGCACCACTTTGACAGAATTGCGGATATAATTCATTTCTCGCACATAGGGCCGCCCATAAGGCATCGAATAGGGAAACATATTGGATATAGTATAAGCATCCTGTATCCAGAGCAGGCGGCCTTCAACCACGGCGAGATAGGGATCGTTGTCAAAACGGAGAAACGGGGCAATTTTATCAAACCGCCGCGGGGCATCTTCGCCAAAGCGGGTGCCGATATGCCGGTCAAAAACAATGCGACTTTGAGGCGTTATCGCATCGGTAAAAAGAATAAATGGATCGACAAAGCGAATGGCAAATAAAAGACGCTTCAAAAATCCATCTAATAGCACGCCACCGCGCCCCTGATAATTCGTGTATATATTCTCGTCGCCTTTGGGATAGTCAAATTCGGGTGTATTGGTCCGAACGATGATGTAATCGCGCATGTCTTCCCCGTAGTAGAGTTCGGGGCGGACGACCTCAATACCATTCGATGTAACCGGTGGAATATCTTTTAGCAGAAAACCCGGCAGTCCTTCGGCGGCAATCTCATTGGCCGGGCTCATGACCAGACCGTATCCATGCGTGTACACAAGATGCCGATTGACCCATGTATCCCCCGGCAAATCGCGCGGATTTCTCGCCAGTTCGCGTGCGGCCAGCATCACCTGTCGATACGTACCGTCAACGTGATAGCGATCCACATCGACACTTCGGAATTTGTAATAGGACCGAATTTCCTGGATCTGTGAATACGTGTCCATAAGCGGACGGCGATCCCACAGTGGAATACTTTGTATGGTAGCCTGATTATTTGCAATATCGTCCGCAGTCAGATCAGATTCGCCGGGAAAAGGCACCTCCTCGATCTTGTCCAGACGATATGCTTTGCGCGTGTAATTGATGGCATGTTGAATATAGGGCTTTTCTCTGTCAAATTCATTGGGTCGTACAACCACCAATTCAAAAATAATAGGGATGCACCAACTCACGATAATGAGCGCACCGAGATAGCCCGCCGCACCAAATCCGGGAATCTTCCATGTGCGAACGCGCACATTGTAAAAGAGCAACCCCGCGAGAACAACCAGCCCCAAAAGCATCAGATAATAAACCCAGATTTGGATATTGAGATCTGTATAACCCGCGCCAAAAAAAGCTTCTTTGCGAAAAGAATAGAGCAATTCGTATCTTTTTAGCCAATACCCCCACGCGAGTAAAAGAGCGAGAGTAGCGGCGAGAATCGAGACGTGTGCTCGCACATGTGGCGTCGTAATCCAGCGCTTGTCATCGAATCGAATCGCTCTATCCTGATGATAGGAAACAACCGTAGCAATCCCCGTCACAATAATTGCGGAAATAAGCCAACCCTGCAGAAAATTGTACAGCGGCAGACTGAAAGCATAAAATGCTATGTCGTGACCAAATATGGGATCGGCCAGATCAAAAGAGGTGGGATTGACGTATTTTAGAACAACTGACCAGGCCGTGGTGCCAGCAACACCCATAAAAAAGGACAACAGCGCGACAATCCCGGTCCAGGCGTAACGCTGTCGGAGAGAGTGATCGGGCGGTATGGGAACATCGCCATCGATAATAACCTCAAGCGCCATGACGCGGGTGGGCTGCCCATAGCGCCGAGCAGCGACAATACTGATACCGCAAATCAGTGCAAAAACACTTCCAAATGCGAAAAAGGCGAGGGTTTTGGTGCGTATAATGGTGATAAATACGTCGTGAAAACCGAGTGATGAAAACCAGAGATAATCGGTATAAACCACCGAGAGCAGCCTTAGCCCAATAAAAGCTGTGAAAACAGCAAAACCCAAAATGAGAATGACAAACGCGCGTTTTGACATAAAAAATTCCGTTCAGAATGATGGCAATAGCGTTTTTAAATTAAAATAAACAAACAGGTTGAACAAGGTTTTTGTCCGCGCCCAGACTTGACAGATATACATAGCGGATGTATTATAGGTAGCCTGCACACAGGCGTAACCGCACCTTGCATCTCACTAAAAAGGCAGAAAGATGGACGTTATCGAAGAAGTATATGCTCCTCGCACAAAACCTCCCGTCGATCCCGGGGATCTCGCGCATCGCGAGTTGCGTCGGGACGAATTCTGGCGACATATCCCCGCTTTTGCAGACATAGACGCGCGCACCTTTCACTCGCACATCTTTCAGATGCGCCATTCAATAACCAGCGTGGGCAAATTGATGCGGGTACTCGAAGACCGGGTATCCAACGACTTCTATCAGGAGGTCGCAGCGGGTCTGCAACACGCGCCCATGAGTGTGCGAATCTCGCCGTATATATTGAGCTTGATCAATTGGGATGACCCGTATCGCGATCCGATTCGCAAACAATTTTTGTCTCTCAGATGCGAGCAAGAGTGCGATCACCCCGAATTGCACCTCGATTCGCTCAATGAATTGGGAGATGCCCCCGTTGAGGGATTGACACATCGCTATCCAGACCGCGTGTTATTCCTCGTATTGGATACCTGTCCCGTATATTGCCGATTTTGCACCCGTAGCTATGCCGTGGGACTGGATACAGAAGATGTGGAAAAGGTAAATCTGCGGGTCAATCGAGAGCGATGGGACAATGCGATTGGGTATATTCAATCGCGTCCCGAAATCGAAGACGTCGTAGTCAGCGGCGGCGACATGTATCAGCTCAAAGCCGATCAACTCGAAGAACTGGGCAATCGCCTGCTGGATATCGACCACATCCGGCGATTTCGCTTTGCGACCAAAGGCCCGGCGGTCATGCCGCAAAAACTCGTCACAGATGATGCCTGGGTAGATGCGCTGACGCGCGTGGTAGATCGCGGGCGCAAAATGCACAAAGAAGTCGTCCTGCACACCCATTTTAATCACCCCGCCGAAATCACCGGCATTACCCAGGACGGACTTCATCGGCTTCAGTCGCGTGGAATAACAATACGCAACCAGGCAGTGCTTCAAAGCGGCGTGAATAACAGCGCCGAGACAATGAGACTCCTGGTCAAACGGTTGAGCTACTTGAACGTACAACCCTATTATGTGTATTTCCACGACCTCGTGCGCGGCGTTGAAGATTTGCGAACAACACTCGACGATGGCCTCGCTATTGAAAAAGCCATACGCGGCACCACATCCGGATTCAACATGCCCACATTTATTGTAGATACATTGGGCGGCGGCGGGAAACGAGACGCGCACTCCTGTGAATACTACAACAGGGAAACCGGGATCGCCGTCTATATCAGTCCCGTAGTAAAACCCGATACATTTTTCTTTTATTTTGATCCACTCTGGCGTTTGCGCGAAGATATTCAAGCGCGATGGCAGGATGATGTGGAGAGAGAAAAAATGAAAGCCGAGGCCATAGAGGCCGCGCGGTAGCGCGCAAAAAATAGATAGTAAAAAGGGGCAACCAGAGACGGTCGCCCCTTTTTTTAAAACACATCTGCAAGTGGCAATTGCCACCCGGACAGGACATCGCCGCCGTCAATTGTATCGCCTTCTGTGAGAATGCGAACATCGTCTAAATCGCGATAAACGGTTGCTGTACGCGTTTTGGGATCGAGTACAATAACCATCTTCGCACCTGCCCGCAACCAATCAAATGCTTTTTCCGTCACTTCGGATGCGCGGTCATTTGGCGAGACGACTTCAACGGCGAGGTCGGGCGCGCCGGGGAAAAACCCTTCGTCGTCGCCTATCACTTCTGCACGTTCTTTCGACACAAAACTCGCATCGGGTGCGCGCACCGTATCGGGTGTAGTGTCGATAATAAATCCGGTTTCGGCGGCATAAGTTGTGCCAAGGTCATTGTCTTCGACAAATAACCCAAGGCGGATGCCGATTGTTGCTGCAATTCGTCCGTGCTGACTTCCCGCTGGAGCCATCTGGCGCAATTCTCCCTTTATGAGTTCATAGCGATAGCCATTGTGTGGCATCACCAGAAGCTCATCGGCTGTCATGGTGGCAACGGTTTGCAGGGCCATACCTGAACCTGTTGTGTTTGGGGAAAAATAATGGTTGACGTGATGTATTCACACATGAAGAAATATAAGGAATATGGAGAAAGAACAAAAGTAAATACCATCAGGATCAGGATGTACAGGATAAAAGGATGTACAGGATAAAATCAAAGACAAAACCCCTGGATCGAGGGTCAAAAACACCCCGCGATGACGGCGGATCAAGCAGGGATGAACAGAAAGGACTAATGTATGTCTTGACAATGATTGCTTTCGTAATATTATCTATAGGCACAATGGCGTCTAAATAGAAAAAAGCCGCGTATTGGACAAACAACACGCGGCATCCAGTCGCAAATTGCCTGAGAGATCATCAGGCGCAAAACAAAGTGAGGATATATATCATGTATAAGCACGTAACAATTGTCGGACTCATTGGACTCTTTTTCGCAGGTCAAGTCTCTGCTAATTCGCATACAGATCCCGACTTTAACGACGACGGAATCGTCAATTCAATAGACTATGCGCTGTTTTTGGCGCAGTGGGCAACGAAGGCAGGTGACCCAAATTGGGATGCGAAGTTCGATCTGAACAGCGATGGGGTCATCAGTTCCATTGACTACGCGCTCTTTATTGCCAATTGGAACAAGACATTTCCAATACCACAGAGCCAGACACCGCGCGATATACTGGTGGCACTGTATAATGCAACGGGTGGCGCCAGTTGGACGAATAGCACCAATTGGCTCAGTAACAACGACATTTCCACCTGGCATGGGGTCAGCGTTTCTAGCGGGAATGTTACAGGCCTGGATCTTAGCCTGAATAATCTGACGGGGATGATCCCCTCTGAATTGGGCAACTTGAACAACCTTGAGAACCTGAATCTTACAGGTAATCAGCTACGTGGTGCGATCCCCTCTGAATTGGGCAACTTGAACAACCTTGAGAACCTGAATCTCAGCTTCAATCAATTGCAT
This portion of the Gemmatimonadota bacterium genome encodes:
- a CDS encoding UPF0182 family protein; protein product: MSKRAFVILILGFAVFTAFIGLRLLSVVYTDYLWFSSLGFHDVFITIIRTKTLAFFAFGSVFALICGISIVAARRYGQPTRVMALEVIIDGDVPIPPDHSLRQRYAWTGIVALLSFFMGVAGTTAWSVVLKYVNPTSFDLADPIFGHDIAFYAFSLPLYNFLQGWLISAIIVTGIATVVSYHQDRAIRFDDKRWITTPHVRAHVSILAATLALLLAWGYWLKRYELLYSFRKEAFFGAGYTDLNIQIWVYYLMLLGLVVLAGLLFYNVRVRTWKIPGFGAAGYLGALIIVSWCIPIIFELVVVRPNEFDREKPYIQHAINYTRKAYRLDKIEEVPFPGESDLTADDIANNQATIQSIPLWDRRPLMDTYSQIQEIRSYYKFRSVDVDRYHVDGTYRQVMLAARELARNPRDLPGDTWVNRHLVYTHGYGLVMSPANEIAAEGLPGFLLKDIPPVTSNGIEVVRPELYYGEDMRDYIIVRTNTPEFDYPKGDENIYTNYQGRGGVLLDGFLKRLLFAIRFVDPFILFTDAITPQSRIVFDRHIGTRFGEDAPRRFDKIAPFLRFDNDPYLAVVEGRLLWIQDAYTISNMFPYSMPYGRPYVREMNYIRNSVKVVLDAYNGSVTFYAWDTSDPLLKTYMAIFPHLFKSADEIGPELRAHLRYPIDLFDIQAALYNTYHMTTPIVFYNREDVWEIPTEYYGTVDRPIRMRPYYVMARLPGEDREEYILMLPATPSNKPNMIGWIFARCDGENYGRLVVYKLPKEKLIYGPMLIEQRINQDTDISREITLWDQRGSDVIRGNLLVIPIRNSFIYVEPLYLRASQHGMPELKRVLAIHGDRLAMGEDLNDALNRVFSITKGVPVRDTEDLPKDLKILARQAYRQFETAQKHLQAGAFSDYGQSVEALRQTLRRMNENE
- a CDS encoding KamA family radical SAM protein — its product is MDVIEEVYAPRTKPPVDPGDLAHRELRRDEFWRHIPAFADIDARTFHSHIFQMRHSITSVGKLMRVLEDRVSNDFYQEVAAGLQHAPMSVRISPYILSLINWDDPYRDPIRKQFLSLRCEQECDHPELHLDSLNELGDAPVEGLTHRYPDRVLFLVLDTCPVYCRFCTRSYAVGLDTEDVEKVNLRVNRERWDNAIGYIQSRPEIEDVVVSGGDMYQLKADQLEELGNRLLDIDHIRRFRFATKGPAVMPQKLVTDDAWVDALTRVVDRGRKMHKEVVLHTHFNHPAEITGITQDGLHRLQSRGITIRNQAVLQSGVNNSAETMRLLVKRLSYLNVQPYYVYFHDLVRGVEDLRTTLDDGLAIEKAIRGTTSGFNMPTFIVDTLGGGGKRDAHSCEYYNRETGIAVYISPVVKPDTFFFYFDPLWRLREDIQARWQDDVEREKMKAEAIEAAR
- a CDS encoding Uma2 family endonuclease, which encodes MALQTVATMTADELLVMPHNGYRYELIKGELRQMAPAGSQHGRIAATIGIRLGLFVEDNDLGTTYAAETGFIIDTTPDTVRAPDASFVSKERAEVIGDDEGFFPGAPDLAVEVVSPNDRASEVTEKAFDWLRAGAKMVIVLDPKTRTATVYRDLDDVRILTEGDTIDGGDVLSGWQLPLADVF
- a CDS encoding dockerin type I domain-containing protein, with protein sequence MYKHVTIVGLIGLFFAGQVSANSHTDPDFNDDGIVNSIDYALFLAQWATKAGDPNWDAKFDLNSDGVISSIDYALFIANWNKTFPIPQSQTPRDILVALYNATGGASWTNSTNWLSNNDISTWHGVSVSSGNVTGLDLSLNNLTGMIPSELGNLNNLENLNLTGNQLRGAIPSELGNLNNLENLNLSFNQLHGEIPATLGNLANLEVMWLVSNQLSGALPAALGNLSNLEVMILNINQLSGELPQSLTGLTNLMIFSFGNNRGLCAPSGVQTWLQGISDTNGPNCE